TTCGGATTTATACCGCTGTCGGATATTCCAGTTTTCAAGCCAGCTGCAGTAAAGAGAATCAAGGTCACATATCCCGACCCTTATTGAGTTTCCGTGATTTTCAAGCCCTACATACGGGAAGTAAACATCCCTTACAGTCCCCCTCTCATCTTCACAGATAAGGATTTTCCCATTTCCAAAAATCAGCGGCCTAATTCCGGACACCTCCGACTATATTTTTTATAAATTTTCCGGTTATTTTTTCACTTTCCGTCCAGGTAATACTCTGTTTTAAAAGAGAATCCGGTCAGGAACCCAGTCCGGATTCGAAGTAATTGGATGACTGTATTTTATTTTAGATCTTAATATTCTTTTTCGAGCCAGGAATGTAAATAAATCTGTACATTAATAACTCCTGGATTTCCTTAAACCTGATAATTTTCAGATCACTATTCAGTACAGCCCTGAATACCCAGGTAAAGAGCAGATAAAAGCAGGTAAAAAACGGTAAAAACAGATAAAAAAGGCTGTGAAAACTATTTTAGTTTTAAAAAATTTACCTTCGGGGTAAACCCTGTAAAATAATTTTATTCCCAAATATTTGTAGAGAAAAGATACACATTTGCTGCATAGGGATTCTAATATAAAGCACAGCTAAGCTCCGGAGAATGATAATATTTCTTACTAAGTATATATATAAACATAATACGAAAGTTTATATTTGGTTGCGTTCTTTTTAGTATGATTTAAAAAAACGGCATCTCTAAAGAAAAAACCTACATACAGAAAATCTGCGTGTCTACTATGGTTTACGTAACAAAAATATGTCCCGTTTGCGGGAAAGAATTCTTTGTCCTCAAGGATGCAGAGGAAAAGGCAATATACTGCACTCTGGCGTGCCTGGCAACAGCTCAGGAGAAGTTTGAACGCAGAGGCAGGTCCTTCCCGAGTTTTAGCTAAGCATTCTTATTTCAGGCAAAAATAACTCAAAAACTGAAAGGGAAAACACCCGGGAGAAGGGAATGTTTTTCCGCCCTTTTTATTTTTAGAGATATTATTTTCCAGCAATTTTTTTTGCTATCTGAGTTACATGCCTGCCCTGGTAACGTGCCATCTCAAGTTCATTCTCTGAAGGCTGGCGGCTCCCGTCCCCACCTGCAATCGTTGAAGCCCCATATGGGCTGCCGCCTGTAATTTCGTTCATTATTGTCTGCCGCTTTTCTGCATAGGGAAGACCGACAATAACCATTCCAAGGTGAAGCAGGGTAACATGAAATGAGAGTATTGTAGATTCCTGTCCGCCATGCTGCGTTCCGCTGGAAGTAAATACGCTCCCCACCTTTCCTACAAAAGCGTCCTCACTCCACAGTTTTCCAAGCCCATCAAGGACCGCACGCATCTGGGCAGTCATCATCCCGTAACGTGTGGGAGTACCGAATATTAATGCATCGGCTCCAGCCAGGACCTCTTCATACATATCCCGCGTCACGACCGGAATGTGGGCAAAAAGTTTTTTGGTTTCTATTGCTCCCATTTTCTCAAGAACGTCCTCCGGCAGGGTTTCCGGGACCTGATAAATCCCAACCTCTGCCCCCTCAACTTCCCTTGCGCCTGCAGCGACAGCTTCTGCCATCCTGTAAATGTGCGCGTGAACACTGTGAAATATTATATTTACCTTAACCATCCAATCACCTTCAAAAAGCCGTTAAAATTATACTGAGATGTGATTGAGGTCCCAAAAATAAGATAGCCTGATTTAAGCTCCTGAAAACTCCAGAACCCCTCATTAAAGGTAGTTTTCTGATACTTTATATAGCTTGTTAGCAGAAGTCACGCCCTTTTCCCGGGCTTATTTTATACTGCTTATCTTTCTGAAGTATCAAAATAGTTATTAAGAAATATGATGTATAAGCTGGGCATGCCCTCTCTTTCTATCGTAATGCCTTCCATGAATGAGGAAGAAACTATTCGTATCTGTATAGAGAAAGCCCAGTATATATTCAAAAAATATGGTATAGAGGGGGAAATAATAGTTGCTGATAATTCTTCTGACAGAACTGCAGAGATTGCAGCATCAATGGGTGCAAAAGTCATAGGCCCAATAAAAGGTTACGGGAATGCTTACCTC
This window of the Methanosarcina mazei S-6 genome carries:
- the wrbA gene encoding NAD(P)H:quinone oxidoreductase type IV, encoding MVKVNIIFHSVHAHIYRMAEAVAAGAREVEGAEVGIYQVPETLPEDVLEKMGAIETKKLFAHIPVVTRDMYEEVLAGADALIFGTPTRYGMMTAQMRAVLDGLGKLWSEDAFVGKVGSVFTSSGTQHGGQESTILSFHVTLLHLGMVIVGLPYAEKRQTIMNEITGGSPYGASTIAGGDGSRQPSENELEMARYQGRHVTQIAKKIAGK